From the Camelus dromedarius isolate mCamDro1 chromosome 36, mCamDro1.pat, whole genome shotgun sequence genome, one window contains:
- the LOC105100878 gene encoding vacuolar protein sorting-associated protein 26A-like yields the protein MRFLGGFFGPICEINVVLIDGETRKMAEVKTEDGKVEKRYLFYDGESVSGKVNLAFKQPGKRLEHQGIRIEFVGRIELFNDKSNTHEFVSLVKELALPGELTQSRSYDFEFMQVEKPYESFIGANVHLRYFLKVTIVRRLTDLVKEYDLIVHQLATYPDVNNSVKMEVGIEDCLHIEFEYNTSKYHLKDVIVGKIYFLLVRIKIQHMELQLIKKEITGIGPSTTTEIETIAEYEIMDGAPVEGELISIGLFLAGYDPTPTMRDVNKKFSVRYFLNLVLVDEEDRRYFKQQEIILWRKAPKKLRKQRTNFHQRFESPESQASPEQPEM from the coding sequence ATGAGATTTCTTGGAGGCTTTTTTGGTCCCATTTGTGAGATCAATGTTGTCCTTATTGATGGGGAAACCAGGAAAATGGCGGAAGTGAAAACTGAAGATGGCAAAGTAGAAAAACGCTATCTTTTCTATGATGGAGAATCTGTTTCAGGAAAGGTAAACCTAGCCTTTAAGCAACCTGGAAAGAGGCTAGAGCACCAAGGAATTAGAATTGAATTTGTAGGTCGAATTGAACTTTTCAATGACAAGAGTAATACTCATGAGTTCGTAAGCCTAGTGAAAGAACTAGCCTTACCTGGAGAACTGACTCAAAGCAGAAGTTATGACTTTGAATTTATGCAAGTTGAAAAGCCATATGAATCTTTCATCGGTGCCAATGTCCACTTAAGGTATTTTCTTAAAGTGACAATAGTGAGAAGACTGACAGACTTGGTAAAAGAATATGATCTTATTGTTCACCAGCTTGCTACCTATCCTGATGTTAACAACTCTGTTAAGATGGAAGTGGGCATTGAAGATTGTCTACATATAGAATTTGAATATAATACATCAAAGTATCATTTAAAGGATGTGATTGTTGGAAAAATTTACTTCTTATTAGTAAGAATAAAAATCCAACATATGGAGTTACAACTGATTAAAAAAGAGATCACGGGAATTGGACCCAGTACCACAACAGAAATCGAAACAATCGCTGAATATGAAATAATGGATGGTGCACCAGTAGAAGGTGAATTAATTTCAATAGGACTGTTTTTAGCGGGATATGACCCAACTCCAACAATGAGAGATGTGAACAAAAAATTTTCAGTAAGGTACTTTTTGAATCTAGTCCTTGTTGATGAGGAAGACAGAAGGTACTTCAAGCAGCAGGAGATCATTTTATGGAGAAAAGCTCctaaaaaactgagaaaacagagaacaaacttcCACCAGCGATTTGAATCGCCAGAATCACAGGCATCTCCTGAGCAGCCTGAAATGTga